The following coding sequences lie in one Carassius carassius chromosome 1, fCarCar2.1, whole genome shotgun sequence genomic window:
- the LOC132141117 gene encoding xylosyltransferase 2-like isoform X3 produces the protein MVASTRVQKLLRRYKLAIAAGLTILLIQGLVVWSLRSLEEGEAVQKHRGSKLPDHNGQEQKMHPVSFERQNALSKVNHGQSRQRKDQPAVTTIIRRASKRRNKPSLKDKSLGGPEDGVAAHYDPSSSRNFSETRAGEMAKIHLAAPGEPGSVEGAPQVPSSDFVPKCEISGKDALSALHRAGSRQCRQEIANIVCQHQAGQLMPQSLPQFCPQHVISSAVQHADFTDTDLSKVENPVRVVFMLVVHGRAVRQLKRLLKAIYHKDHFYYIHVDKRSNYMHREVLQMAKVYPNVRATPWRMVTIWGGASLLKAYLRSMHDLLSMLDWKWDFFINLSATDFPTRTNDELVAFLSLNRDKNFLKSHGRENARFIKKQGLDRLFHECDNHMWRLGERTIPEGLEVSGGSDWFSLTHKFVEYVVNSQDELVTGLKQFYTYALLPAESFFHTVLGNSHMCDTLVDNNLRVTNWNRKLGCKCQYKHIVDWCGCSPNDFKPSDLIRIQQLTRPTFFARKFESTVNQESIEILDNHLYGQYPPGTVALKAYWESLFEQADGVSSLNDVALTAYSAFFRLGIRKQKTTQSSSEACRFEPIGYPVSVHLYFYDDRFQGYLVRQEVQNLVTRSREILEVWAVPQATLQLEHNLHEFERLKHLEVGTEWDPKERIFRNFGGVMGPLDEPVAVQKWARGPNLTATIVWIDPAHIVAASYDISIDAEAEFTQYKPPLQRPLRPGVWTVRVLRLWERVAETRFLVMPLAFKGREPLRTDHGWVHAGPPGNVYLEQSFQQLAHVLKLPPSEPALQEAQKKTSLVGKPLEAWVDSSVGAFWVTGDICSEKTSSCPSIGLCTKTSWSSLSPDPKSELGPVKKDGRIR, from the exons CAGAAACACAGGGGGTCGAAGTTGCCCGACCACAATGGGCAGGAGCAGAAGATGCACCCTGTGTCCTTTGAGAGGCAAAACGCCCTGTCAAAGGTAAACCACGGCCAGTCGAGGCAGCGCAAGGATCAGCCAGCCGTCACCACCATCATCAGAAGAGCGTCTAAACGGAGAAACAAGCCGTCTTTGAAGGACAAGAGTCTGGGTGGACCGGAAGATGGAGTGGCTGCCCATTATGATCCCTCGAGCAGCCGTAACTTCAGCGAGACGCGGGCAGGAGAAATGGCCAAAATCCATCTAGCAGCACCAGGAGAGCCGGGCAGCGTTGAGGGTGCTCCTCAAGTCCCCAGCAGTGACTTTGTGCCCAAATGTGAGATCTCAGGCAAAGACGCCCTGTCTGCCCTCCACCGTGCGGGTTCACGGCAGTGCAGACAGGAGATCGCCAACATCGTGTGCCAGCACCAAGCAGGACAGCTCATGCCTCAGTCTCTGCCTCAGTTCTGCCCACAGCATG TGATCTCCAGTGCGGTCCAGCATGCAGATTTCACTGACACGGACCTCTCCAAGGTGGAGAACCCAGTCAGGGTGGTCTTCATGTTGGTGGTTCATGGACGAGCAGTCCGACAGTTGAAACGTCTCCTCAAAGCCATCTATCACAAAGACCACTTTTATTACATCCATGTGGACAAG CGTTCAAACTACATGCACCGGGAGGTGCTGCAGATGGCGAAGGTCTACCCCAATGTGAGAGCTACACCCTGGCGCATGGTCACCATCTGGGGCGGGGCCAGTCTGCTGAAGGCCTACCTGCGCAGCATGCATGACCTGCTGTCCATGCTGGACTGGAAATGGGACTTCTTCATCAACCTCAGTGCCACCGACTTCCCCACCAG GACCAATGATGAGCTCGTGGCTTTTCTCTCCCTGAACCGTGACAAGAACTTCCTGAAGTCTCACGGCAGAGAGAACGCAAG GTTCATTAAAAAGCAGGGTTTGGACCGGCTGTTCCATGAATGTGACAACCACATGTGGCGTCTGGGTGAGCGCACCATCCCCGAGGGGCTGGAGGTGTCAGGAGGCTCGGACTGGTTCTCCCTCACACACAAGTTTGTGGAGTATGTGGTAAACTCACAGGACGAGCTTGTGACGGGGCTCAAGCAGTTTTACACCTACGCTCTTCTGCCTGCTGAG TCTTTCTTTCACACAGTGCTGGGAAACAGCCACATGTGCGATACTTTGGTCGACAATAATCTGCGCGTGACCAACTGGAACCGGAAATTGGGCTGCAAGTGCCAGTATAAGCACATTGTGGACTGGTGTGGCTGTTCACCAAATGATTTCAAACCCTCAGACCTCATCAGAATACAG CAACTAACACGACCGACGTTCTTCGCCCGTAAGTTTGAGTCCACAGTGAACCAGGAGTCTATTGAGATTCTGGACAATCATCTGTATGGACAGTACCCTCCAGGCACAGTGGCACTGAAAGCGTACTGGGAGAGCCTATTCGAGCAGGCTGATGGGGTCTCATCCCTCAATGATGTGGCCCTCACGGCGTACTCTGCCTTCTTTAGACTGGGCATCCGTAAGCAGAAGACCACTCAAAGCAGTTCTGAGGCCTGCAG GTTTGAACCTATTGGCTACCCTGTGTCTGTGCACCTGTATTTTTATGATGACCGTTTCCAGGGCTACCTGGTCAGACAGGAGGTGCAGAATTTGGTGACCAGGTCCCGTGAGATTCTGGAGGTGTGGGCTGTTCCTCAAGCAACTCTGCAGCTGGAACACAACCTTCATGAGTTTGAGCGCCTCAAACACCTTGAG GTCGGAACCGAGTGGGACCCAAAGGAGCGAATCTTCCGTAACTTTGGTGGTGTGATGGGACCTCTAGACGAGCCTGTGGCAGTTCAAAAGTGGGCTCGTGGACCCAACCTGACAGCCACAATAGTGTGGATTGACCCAGCACACATAGTAGCAGCCTCCTATGACATCAGCATAGACGCTGAGGCCGAGTTTACGCAATACAAGCCACCGCTTCAGCGCCCCCTCAGGCCTGGAGTGTGGACGGTGCGTGTGCTGCGGTTGTGGGAGCGTGTAGCAGAAACTCGGTTTTTGGTCATGCCTCTGGCCTTCAAGGGACGTGAGCCCCTGCGCACAG ACCATGGTTGGGTACACGCAGGTCCACCAGGTAACGTGTATTTGGAGCAAAGCTTCCAGCAGCTCGCCCATGTGTTGAAGCTGCCACCCAGTGAGCCTGCCCTGCAGGAGGCGCAGAAGAAGACCTCCCTGGTGGGGAAGCCTCTGGAGGCCTGGGTGGACAGCTCTGTCGGTGCTTTCTGGGTAACGGGAGACATTTGCTCTGAGAAGACCTCCTCCTGTCCCAGCATAGGACTCTGCACCAAGACCTCTTGGAGTTCCTTGTCCCCTGACCCCAAATCAGAACTGGGGCCAGTCAAAAAAGACGGTCGCATTAGGTAG
- the LOC132141117 gene encoding xylosyltransferase 2-like isoform X1 translates to MVASTRVQKLLRRYKLAIAAGLTILLIQGLVVWSLRSLEEGEAVQKHRGSKLPDHNGQEQKMHPVSFERQNALSKVNHGQSRQRKDQPAVTTIIRRASKRRNKPSLKDKSLGGPEDGVAAHYDPSSSRNFSETRAGEMAKIHLAAPGEPGSVEGAPQVPSSDFVPKCEISGKDALSALHRAGSRQCRQEIANIVCQHQAGQLMPQSLPQFCPQHVISSAVQHADFTDTDLSKVENPVRVVFMLVVHGRAVRQLKRLLKAIYHKDHFYYIHVDKRSNYMHREVLQMAKVYPNVRATPWRMVTIWGGASLLKAYLRSMHDLLSMLDWKWDFFINLSATDFPTRTNDELVAFLSLNRDKNFLKSHGRENARFIKKQGLDRLFHECDNHMWRLGERTIPEGLEVSGGSDWFSLTHKFVEYVVNSQDELVTGLKQFYTYALLPAESFFHTVLGNSHMCDTLVDNNLRVTNWNRKLGCKCQYKHIVDWCGCSPNDFKPSDLIRIQQLTRPTFFARKFESTVNQESIEILDNHLYGQYPPGTVALKAYWESLFEQADGVSSLNDVALTAYSAFFRLGIRKQKTTQSSSEACRFEPIGYPVSVHLYFYDDRFQGYLVRQEVQNLVTRSREILEVWAVPQATLQLEHNLHEFERLKHLEVGTEWDPKERIFRNFGGVMGPLDEPVAVQKWARGPNLTATIVWIDPAHIVAASYDISIDAEAEFTQYKPPLQRPLRPGVWTVRVLRLWERVAETRFLVMPLAFKGREPLRTEDHGWVHAGPPGNVYLEQSFQQLAHVLKLPPSEPALQEAQKKTSLVGKPLEAWVDSSVGAFWVTGDICSEKTSSCPSIGLCTKTSWSSLSPDPKSELGPVKKDGRIR, encoded by the exons CAGAAACACAGGGGGTCGAAGTTGCCCGACCACAATGGGCAGGAGCAGAAGATGCACCCTGTGTCCTTTGAGAGGCAAAACGCCCTGTCAAAGGTAAACCACGGCCAGTCGAGGCAGCGCAAGGATCAGCCAGCCGTCACCACCATCATCAGAAGAGCGTCTAAACGGAGAAACAAGCCGTCTTTGAAGGACAAGAGTCTGGGTGGACCGGAAGATGGAGTGGCTGCCCATTATGATCCCTCGAGCAGCCGTAACTTCAGCGAGACGCGGGCAGGAGAAATGGCCAAAATCCATCTAGCAGCACCAGGAGAGCCGGGCAGCGTTGAGGGTGCTCCTCAAGTCCCCAGCAGTGACTTTGTGCCCAAATGTGAGATCTCAGGCAAAGACGCCCTGTCTGCCCTCCACCGTGCGGGTTCACGGCAGTGCAGACAGGAGATCGCCAACATCGTGTGCCAGCACCAAGCAGGACAGCTCATGCCTCAGTCTCTGCCTCAGTTCTGCCCACAGCATG TGATCTCCAGTGCGGTCCAGCATGCAGATTTCACTGACACGGACCTCTCCAAGGTGGAGAACCCAGTCAGGGTGGTCTTCATGTTGGTGGTTCATGGACGAGCAGTCCGACAGTTGAAACGTCTCCTCAAAGCCATCTATCACAAAGACCACTTTTATTACATCCATGTGGACAAG CGTTCAAACTACATGCACCGGGAGGTGCTGCAGATGGCGAAGGTCTACCCCAATGTGAGAGCTACACCCTGGCGCATGGTCACCATCTGGGGCGGGGCCAGTCTGCTGAAGGCCTACCTGCGCAGCATGCATGACCTGCTGTCCATGCTGGACTGGAAATGGGACTTCTTCATCAACCTCAGTGCCACCGACTTCCCCACCAG GACCAATGATGAGCTCGTGGCTTTTCTCTCCCTGAACCGTGACAAGAACTTCCTGAAGTCTCACGGCAGAGAGAACGCAAG GTTCATTAAAAAGCAGGGTTTGGACCGGCTGTTCCATGAATGTGACAACCACATGTGGCGTCTGGGTGAGCGCACCATCCCCGAGGGGCTGGAGGTGTCAGGAGGCTCGGACTGGTTCTCCCTCACACACAAGTTTGTGGAGTATGTGGTAAACTCACAGGACGAGCTTGTGACGGGGCTCAAGCAGTTTTACACCTACGCTCTTCTGCCTGCTGAG TCTTTCTTTCACACAGTGCTGGGAAACAGCCACATGTGCGATACTTTGGTCGACAATAATCTGCGCGTGACCAACTGGAACCGGAAATTGGGCTGCAAGTGCCAGTATAAGCACATTGTGGACTGGTGTGGCTGTTCACCAAATGATTTCAAACCCTCAGACCTCATCAGAATACAG CAACTAACACGACCGACGTTCTTCGCCCGTAAGTTTGAGTCCACAGTGAACCAGGAGTCTATTGAGATTCTGGACAATCATCTGTATGGACAGTACCCTCCAGGCACAGTGGCACTGAAAGCGTACTGGGAGAGCCTATTCGAGCAGGCTGATGGGGTCTCATCCCTCAATGATGTGGCCCTCACGGCGTACTCTGCCTTCTTTAGACTGGGCATCCGTAAGCAGAAGACCACTCAAAGCAGTTCTGAGGCCTGCAG GTTTGAACCTATTGGCTACCCTGTGTCTGTGCACCTGTATTTTTATGATGACCGTTTCCAGGGCTACCTGGTCAGACAGGAGGTGCAGAATTTGGTGACCAGGTCCCGTGAGATTCTGGAGGTGTGGGCTGTTCCTCAAGCAACTCTGCAGCTGGAACACAACCTTCATGAGTTTGAGCGCCTCAAACACCTTGAG GTCGGAACCGAGTGGGACCCAAAGGAGCGAATCTTCCGTAACTTTGGTGGTGTGATGGGACCTCTAGACGAGCCTGTGGCAGTTCAAAAGTGGGCTCGTGGACCCAACCTGACAGCCACAATAGTGTGGATTGACCCAGCACACATAGTAGCAGCCTCCTATGACATCAGCATAGACGCTGAGGCCGAGTTTACGCAATACAAGCCACCGCTTCAGCGCCCCCTCAGGCCTGGAGTGTGGACGGTGCGTGTGCTGCGGTTGTGGGAGCGTGTAGCAGAAACTCGGTTTTTGGTCATGCCTCTGGCCTTCAAGGGACGTGAGCCCCTGCGCACAG AAGACCATGGTTGGGTACACGCAGGTCCACCAGGTAACGTGTATTTGGAGCAAAGCTTCCAGCAGCTCGCCCATGTGTTGAAGCTGCCACCCAGTGAGCCTGCCCTGCAGGAGGCGCAGAAGAAGACCTCCCTGGTGGGGAAGCCTCTGGAGGCCTGGGTGGACAGCTCTGTCGGTGCTTTCTGGGTAACGGGAGACATTTGCTCTGAGAAGACCTCCTCCTGTCCCAGCATAGGACTCTGCACCAAGACCTCTTGGAGTTCCTTGTCCCCTGACCCCAAATCAGAACTGGGGCCAGTCAAAAAAGACGGTCGCATTAGGTAG
- the LOC132141117 gene encoding xylosyltransferase 2-like isoform X2 translates to MVASTRVQKLLRRYKLAIAAGLTILLIQGLVVWSLRSLEEGEAVKHRGSKLPDHNGQEQKMHPVSFERQNALSKVNHGQSRQRKDQPAVTTIIRRASKRRNKPSLKDKSLGGPEDGVAAHYDPSSSRNFSETRAGEMAKIHLAAPGEPGSVEGAPQVPSSDFVPKCEISGKDALSALHRAGSRQCRQEIANIVCQHQAGQLMPQSLPQFCPQHVISSAVQHADFTDTDLSKVENPVRVVFMLVVHGRAVRQLKRLLKAIYHKDHFYYIHVDKRSNYMHREVLQMAKVYPNVRATPWRMVTIWGGASLLKAYLRSMHDLLSMLDWKWDFFINLSATDFPTRTNDELVAFLSLNRDKNFLKSHGRENARFIKKQGLDRLFHECDNHMWRLGERTIPEGLEVSGGSDWFSLTHKFVEYVVNSQDELVTGLKQFYTYALLPAESFFHTVLGNSHMCDTLVDNNLRVTNWNRKLGCKCQYKHIVDWCGCSPNDFKPSDLIRIQQLTRPTFFARKFESTVNQESIEILDNHLYGQYPPGTVALKAYWESLFEQADGVSSLNDVALTAYSAFFRLGIRKQKTTQSSSEACRFEPIGYPVSVHLYFYDDRFQGYLVRQEVQNLVTRSREILEVWAVPQATLQLEHNLHEFERLKHLEVGTEWDPKERIFRNFGGVMGPLDEPVAVQKWARGPNLTATIVWIDPAHIVAASYDISIDAEAEFTQYKPPLQRPLRPGVWTVRVLRLWERVAETRFLVMPLAFKGREPLRTEDHGWVHAGPPGNVYLEQSFQQLAHVLKLPPSEPALQEAQKKTSLVGKPLEAWVDSSVGAFWVTGDICSEKTSSCPSIGLCTKTSWSSLSPDPKSELGPVKKDGRIR, encoded by the exons AAACACAGGGGGTCGAAGTTGCCCGACCACAATGGGCAGGAGCAGAAGATGCACCCTGTGTCCTTTGAGAGGCAAAACGCCCTGTCAAAGGTAAACCACGGCCAGTCGAGGCAGCGCAAGGATCAGCCAGCCGTCACCACCATCATCAGAAGAGCGTCTAAACGGAGAAACAAGCCGTCTTTGAAGGACAAGAGTCTGGGTGGACCGGAAGATGGAGTGGCTGCCCATTATGATCCCTCGAGCAGCCGTAACTTCAGCGAGACGCGGGCAGGAGAAATGGCCAAAATCCATCTAGCAGCACCAGGAGAGCCGGGCAGCGTTGAGGGTGCTCCTCAAGTCCCCAGCAGTGACTTTGTGCCCAAATGTGAGATCTCAGGCAAAGACGCCCTGTCTGCCCTCCACCGTGCGGGTTCACGGCAGTGCAGACAGGAGATCGCCAACATCGTGTGCCAGCACCAAGCAGGACAGCTCATGCCTCAGTCTCTGCCTCAGTTCTGCCCACAGCATG TGATCTCCAGTGCGGTCCAGCATGCAGATTTCACTGACACGGACCTCTCCAAGGTGGAGAACCCAGTCAGGGTGGTCTTCATGTTGGTGGTTCATGGACGAGCAGTCCGACAGTTGAAACGTCTCCTCAAAGCCATCTATCACAAAGACCACTTTTATTACATCCATGTGGACAAG CGTTCAAACTACATGCACCGGGAGGTGCTGCAGATGGCGAAGGTCTACCCCAATGTGAGAGCTACACCCTGGCGCATGGTCACCATCTGGGGCGGGGCCAGTCTGCTGAAGGCCTACCTGCGCAGCATGCATGACCTGCTGTCCATGCTGGACTGGAAATGGGACTTCTTCATCAACCTCAGTGCCACCGACTTCCCCACCAG GACCAATGATGAGCTCGTGGCTTTTCTCTCCCTGAACCGTGACAAGAACTTCCTGAAGTCTCACGGCAGAGAGAACGCAAG GTTCATTAAAAAGCAGGGTTTGGACCGGCTGTTCCATGAATGTGACAACCACATGTGGCGTCTGGGTGAGCGCACCATCCCCGAGGGGCTGGAGGTGTCAGGAGGCTCGGACTGGTTCTCCCTCACACACAAGTTTGTGGAGTATGTGGTAAACTCACAGGACGAGCTTGTGACGGGGCTCAAGCAGTTTTACACCTACGCTCTTCTGCCTGCTGAG TCTTTCTTTCACACAGTGCTGGGAAACAGCCACATGTGCGATACTTTGGTCGACAATAATCTGCGCGTGACCAACTGGAACCGGAAATTGGGCTGCAAGTGCCAGTATAAGCACATTGTGGACTGGTGTGGCTGTTCACCAAATGATTTCAAACCCTCAGACCTCATCAGAATACAG CAACTAACACGACCGACGTTCTTCGCCCGTAAGTTTGAGTCCACAGTGAACCAGGAGTCTATTGAGATTCTGGACAATCATCTGTATGGACAGTACCCTCCAGGCACAGTGGCACTGAAAGCGTACTGGGAGAGCCTATTCGAGCAGGCTGATGGGGTCTCATCCCTCAATGATGTGGCCCTCACGGCGTACTCTGCCTTCTTTAGACTGGGCATCCGTAAGCAGAAGACCACTCAAAGCAGTTCTGAGGCCTGCAG GTTTGAACCTATTGGCTACCCTGTGTCTGTGCACCTGTATTTTTATGATGACCGTTTCCAGGGCTACCTGGTCAGACAGGAGGTGCAGAATTTGGTGACCAGGTCCCGTGAGATTCTGGAGGTGTGGGCTGTTCCTCAAGCAACTCTGCAGCTGGAACACAACCTTCATGAGTTTGAGCGCCTCAAACACCTTGAG GTCGGAACCGAGTGGGACCCAAAGGAGCGAATCTTCCGTAACTTTGGTGGTGTGATGGGACCTCTAGACGAGCCTGTGGCAGTTCAAAAGTGGGCTCGTGGACCCAACCTGACAGCCACAATAGTGTGGATTGACCCAGCACACATAGTAGCAGCCTCCTATGACATCAGCATAGACGCTGAGGCCGAGTTTACGCAATACAAGCCACCGCTTCAGCGCCCCCTCAGGCCTGGAGTGTGGACGGTGCGTGTGCTGCGGTTGTGGGAGCGTGTAGCAGAAACTCGGTTTTTGGTCATGCCTCTGGCCTTCAAGGGACGTGAGCCCCTGCGCACAG AAGACCATGGTTGGGTACACGCAGGTCCACCAGGTAACGTGTATTTGGAGCAAAGCTTCCAGCAGCTCGCCCATGTGTTGAAGCTGCCACCCAGTGAGCCTGCCCTGCAGGAGGCGCAGAAGAAGACCTCCCTGGTGGGGAAGCCTCTGGAGGCCTGGGTGGACAGCTCTGTCGGTGCTTTCTGGGTAACGGGAGACATTTGCTCTGAGAAGACCTCCTCCTGTCCCAGCATAGGACTCTGCACCAAGACCTCTTGGAGTTCCTTGTCCCCTGACCCCAAATCAGAACTGGGGCCAGTCAAAAAAGACGGTCGCATTAGGTAG